From one Pseudobdellovibrionaceae bacterium genomic stretch:
- the accC gene encoding acetyl-CoA carboxylase biotin carboxylase subunit, which yields MFKRVLIANRGEIAIRVIRCCRELGIETIAVYSEADRNSAHVLLADRAYMIGPGPSKESYLVVDKIIDVAKECGADAIHPGYGFLSENADFARKVEEAGITFIGPTPDNIIAMGDKLSSRDLMIEAGVPTVPGSDGVIRDLDHAKSESERIGYPVMIKASAGGGGKGIRVAHGPDELASAFRACQFEGKNYFGDDRVFIERFIQNPKHIEIQVFGDKHGNVVHLFERECSVQRRNQKIIEESPSISVPQEVREEMGRVAVRAAETISYVGAGTVEFIFDNSTKEFFFMEMNTRLQVEHPITEMVTGVDLVQEQIFVAAGRKLSFKQEEITQKGHSIEVRICAEDPVNFTPCPGKIRRCRIPQGPFVRVDGYAYPGYEIPIYYDPMIAKLIVWGHSREECIRRLKRALAEFMLTGVKSNIVLHKNILDHPTFLDGTYTTQFIDKEIKGKRQRQLFMFVDEHVFLISAAISAYKDSKSRDISDFNLASRWKDVGRQKSLRV from the coding sequence GTGTTTAAGCGAGTTTTGATTGCAAATCGTGGCGAAATCGCCATTCGAGTGATCCGGTGTTGTCGGGAGCTGGGTATTGAAACCATTGCCGTCTACAGCGAGGCCGATCGCAACAGTGCTCACGTCCTCCTCGCCGATAGGGCCTATATGATTGGGCCTGGGCCGAGTAAGGAGTCCTATTTAGTTGTCGACAAGATCATTGACGTGGCTAAAGAGTGTGGCGCAGACGCCATTCACCCGGGCTACGGCTTTTTGAGTGAAAACGCCGACTTCGCCAGAAAGGTTGAAGAGGCGGGCATCACCTTTATTGGACCCACCCCAGACAATATCATCGCAATGGGGGACAAGCTCTCTTCCCGTGATTTGATGATTGAAGCCGGGGTGCCAACGGTTCCTGGGTCCGATGGAGTCATTCGGGACTTGGATCATGCCAAATCAGAATCTGAACGCATTGGTTACCCGGTAATGATCAAAGCTTCTGCCGGTGGCGGCGGAAAAGGGATTCGCGTGGCCCATGGCCCCGATGAACTGGCCAGCGCCTTTCGTGCCTGTCAGTTTGAAGGCAAAAATTATTTTGGCGACGATCGTGTTTTTATTGAGAGGTTTATTCAAAACCCCAAGCACATTGAAATTCAGGTGTTTGGAGATAAACATGGTAATGTCGTTCATCTTTTTGAACGCGAGTGTTCTGTTCAGCGCAGAAATCAAAAGATCATTGAGGAGAGCCCCAGCATTTCCGTACCACAAGAGGTCCGGGAGGAAATGGGTCGCGTCGCGGTTCGCGCCGCTGAGACCATTAGCTACGTTGGCGCCGGAACGGTCGAGTTTATTTTTGACAATAGCACCAAAGAGTTCTTCTTCATGGAGATGAATACCCGCCTTCAGGTTGAACATCCGATCACCGAAATGGTCACTGGAGTCGATCTGGTCCAGGAGCAGATCTTTGTTGCTGCGGGAAGGAAGCTCTCCTTTAAGCAGGAAGAGATCACTCAGAAAGGGCACTCCATTGAGGTCCGGATTTGCGCTGAAGACCCAGTCAACTTCACTCCGTGCCCAGGCAAGATTCGCCGCTGTCGAATCCCCCAGGGACCCTTCGTCCGGGTAGATGGCTATGCATATCCTGGTTACGAAATCCCAATTTACTACGACCCAATGATCGCCAAACTCATTGTTTGGGGACACAGTCGGGAAGAGTGTATTCGCCGCCTAAAAAGAGCCTTAGCTGAGTTCATGCTGACTGGGGTAAAGAGCAATATTGTTCTTCATAAGAACATTCTTGACCATCCGACGTTTTTGGATGGCACCTATACGACTCAGTTTATCGACAAAGAAATCAAAGGTAAACGAC
- a CDS encoding acyl-CoA carboxylase subunit beta: MEQVETDSLTATRLRQLEGKNEVALQGGGENRIGKHKEGGRLTARERLDVLLDPGSFVEIDRFVSHRCDNFGMGEKKIPGDGVVTGYGRVNGKLVYVYSQDFTVFGGSMSRTQANKICKVMDLAVKNGAPMIGLNDSGGARIQEGVEALGGYSDIFLRNVTTSGVVPQISAIMGPCAGGAVYSPSLTDFIFMVKESSYMFVTGPDVIKAVTHEDVTKEELGGASTHSTKSGVAHFATEDDRNCLLMIRELLNFLPSNNLDDAPILPTTDRPDRIDESLNSVIPDSSKKPYDMLDIIQKTVDEGYFLEIQKHYAQNILIGFGRYNGRSVGIVANQPKVLAGCLNIQASIKAARFVRFCDAFNIPILTFVDVPGFLPGTDQEWNGIITHGAKLLYAYAEATVPKITVVTRKSYGGAYCVMSSKHLRGDINLAYPTAEIAVMGADGAVNIISRQEIKDASDPVAEKARLTKQYEDAFANPYVAAELGYMDEVIEPAMTRKRIIDSLEMLKNKRDTNPPKKHGNIPL; the protein is encoded by the coding sequence ATGGAGCAAGTGGAGACTGATTCGCTAACGGCTACACGCCTACGGCAATTGGAAGGCAAAAACGAAGTCGCCTTGCAGGGCGGTGGTGAAAACCGAATTGGCAAACACAAAGAGGGCGGACGGCTGACGGCTAGGGAGCGCCTCGATGTGCTTCTGGACCCTGGAAGCTTCGTTGAAATTGACCGCTTTGTTTCCCATCGCTGTGACAACTTTGGCATGGGCGAAAAAAAGATTCCTGGCGACGGCGTGGTTACAGGATACGGTCGTGTTAATGGCAAGCTGGTCTACGTCTATAGCCAGGACTTCACGGTCTTTGGTGGAAGCATGAGCCGCACACAGGCAAACAAAATATGCAAGGTCATGGATTTGGCGGTTAAAAATGGTGCGCCAATGATTGGCCTCAACGACTCCGGCGGGGCGCGAATTCAGGAGGGTGTTGAAGCCCTGGGCGGTTACTCCGACATTTTCCTTCGCAACGTAACCACCTCAGGCGTTGTTCCCCAAATCAGTGCGATTATGGGCCCCTGTGCGGGAGGAGCTGTTTACAGCCCCAGTCTGACTGATTTTATTTTTATGGTTAAGGAATCCAGCTACATGTTTGTGACCGGGCCCGATGTCATTAAGGCCGTCACTCATGAGGATGTTACAAAAGAGGAGCTGGGTGGAGCCTCAACCCACAGTACAAAGTCGGGCGTGGCCCACTTTGCCACCGAAGATGATCGCAATTGTCTTCTGATGATCCGCGAACTGCTTAATTTTCTCCCCTCAAACAACCTTGATGACGCTCCAATTCTGCCAACGACTGACCGGCCTGACAGAATTGACGAGTCGCTGAACAGTGTTATTCCTGACAGCTCCAAGAAACCTTACGACATGCTGGATATCATCCAGAAGACTGTCGACGAGGGTTACTTCCTCGAGATTCAAAAACACTACGCCCAAAACATTCTCATTGGCTTTGGCCGATACAATGGACGCAGCGTTGGCATTGTCGCAAATCAACCGAAGGTGTTGGCTGGTTGCTTGAATATTCAGGCCAGTATTAAGGCTGCCCGCTTTGTGCGCTTTTGTGATGCTTTCAACATCCCGATCCTGACCTTTGTTGACGTTCCTGGGTTTTTGCCTGGGACCGATCAGGAGTGGAATGGCATCATCACTCATGGCGCTAAGCTCCTCTATGCCTATGCTGAGGCCACCGTTCCCAAGATTACGGTCGTCACCCGAAAGTCTTATGGAGGAGCCTATTGCGTAATGTCCTCCAAGCACCTGCGGGGAGACATTAATCTGGCCTATCCAACGGCTGAAATCGCGGTGATGGGGGCGGACGGAGCTGTGAACATCATTTCTCGTCAGGAGATTAAAGACGCCTCTGATCCTGTTGCCGAAAAGGCACGCCTGACCAAGCAATATGAAGACGCCTTCGCCAATCCCTATGTCGCAGCCGAGCTGGGATATATGGATGAGGTCATTGAGCCTGCCATGACTCGAAAGAGAATTATTGATTCGCTTGAAATGTTAAAAAACAAGCGAGACACCAATCCGCCGAAAAAACATGGCAACATTCCGCTATAA
- the asnS gene encoding asparagine--tRNA ligase, with translation MKTYISDLKDHVGQTVELRGWVHNTRSSGKIKFLLLRDGTGICQCIYFRGECDPEAFEIFANLTQEACVKVTGTVREEKRSPGGFEMGATKLEILSPSVDYPITPKEHGTDYLMSHRHLWIRSRKQHAALRVRAEVIGAIRDFFDGRGFTLTDAPIFTPSACEGTSTLFETQYFDEKAYLSQSGQLYMEATAAAFGKVYCFGPTFRAEKSKTRRHLIEFWMVEPEVAFNDLYDNMELAEQFVEYIVQRTIKNRADELAVLERDTSGLAKVLAPFPRLHYDEAAQIIKKENPNFVIGDDFGGTDETIISSKHEKPVFVHHYPSAIKAFYMKEDPDQPGSSMSCDLLATDGYGEIIGGGQREDSLEILQRKIKEHDLDEKDFAWFLDLRRYGTFQHAGFGLGVERTVAWICGLSHVRETIPFPRLYGRHYP, from the coding sequence ATGAAGACGTATATTTCAGATTTAAAGGACCATGTTGGACAAACCGTCGAACTACGCGGCTGGGTCCATAACACTCGGTCTTCCGGGAAGATCAAATTTCTCCTCCTTCGCGACGGCACCGGCATTTGCCAATGCATCTATTTTCGCGGTGAGTGTGATCCTGAGGCTTTCGAGATCTTTGCCAACCTGACTCAAGAGGCTTGTGTCAAAGTCACGGGTACGGTGCGCGAAGAAAAACGCAGCCCCGGAGGTTTTGAAATGGGTGCCACCAAGCTTGAAATTCTATCCCCTTCGGTCGACTACCCCATTACACCCAAGGAACACGGCACTGATTATTTAATGTCTCATCGTCACCTGTGGATTCGCTCGCGAAAACAGCACGCAGCCTTGAGAGTTCGTGCCGAAGTAATCGGTGCCATTCGTGACTTTTTTGACGGTAGAGGATTCACTCTGACAGATGCTCCGATTTTCACCCCCAGTGCCTGCGAGGGAACGTCGACGCTGTTTGAAACTCAATACTTTGATGAAAAGGCCTACCTTTCGCAAAGTGGGCAACTTTACATGGAAGCCACCGCTGCCGCTTTCGGCAAGGTTTACTGTTTCGGCCCCACCTTTCGAGCTGAGAAATCCAAGACCCGCCGGCACCTGATCGAGTTTTGGATGGTTGAACCCGAGGTGGCTTTTAACGACCTTTACGACAACATGGAGCTGGCTGAACAGTTCGTTGAGTACATTGTTCAGCGAACTATCAAGAATAGGGCAGATGAATTGGCCGTCCTGGAGCGGGACACGTCTGGCCTCGCCAAGGTATTGGCACCTTTTCCGCGCCTTCACTACGATGAAGCAGCCCAGATTATTAAAAAGGAAAATCCCAACTTTGTTATTGGTGATGATTTTGGCGGAACTGATGAAACCATCATCAGTTCCAAGCACGAAAAGCCTGTTTTTGTTCACCACTATCCCTCTGCAATTAAGGCCTTTTACATGAAAGAAGACCCTGATCAGCCGGGCTCCAGCATGAGTTGCGATTTGTTGGCAACCGATGGCTATGGGGAAATAATTGGTGGTGGCCAACGGGAAGACAGCCTTGAGATTCTGCAAAGAAAGATCAAGGAACATGACTTGGATGAAAAAGATTTTGCTTGGTTTTTGGATCTTCGTCGCTACGGGACGTTTCAACATGCGGGATTTGGTCTCGGCGTTGAACGTACTGTGGCCTGGATTTGTGGCCTGAGCCACGTCCGCGAGACGATTCCATTCCCAAGATTGTACGGGCGCCACTACCCATAA
- a CDS encoding S8 family serine peptidase yields MDVTRAYIFVAQLVVVAAFTGCDKPRSGETVFPKTANECQATAVPGQYLVRWRNGHVTTEAGSSRAQFIDDFVEPQLEKIDFVEADQVVRVDAELESSSLYDYPDNWGTQRIDASVAWQKNVRGDNILVAVIDSGVDITHPNLAGRVYKNPGESGLDPSGKDKSSNGVDDDGNGFIDDVSGYDFVANSPHVYDNSFHGTHVSGIIAAEHSDIVHQTGHVQGVAPGATILPLTFIDATGGGTLGDAVRAIDYAVKMGAKIINASWGGAPCSQILGEKIASLANHNILFVAAAGNRSTNIDVDKEYPASYNYPAQITVGSTGNLDLMADHSNYGDSRVHLFAPGSRIVSTVPGGGYRSSTGTSMATPFVAGTAALIWSTRPQASASEIRQILLSTVKFDALYRNSSQGRLDIGHAIMSILP; encoded by the coding sequence ATGGATGTCACTCGTGCTTACATTTTTGTTGCCCAATTAGTTGTTGTTGCGGCTTTCACCGGATGCGACAAACCTCGCTCCGGTGAGACCGTATTTCCTAAAACGGCCAACGAATGTCAGGCCACAGCAGTACCTGGGCAGTATCTTGTTCGCTGGCGCAACGGCCACGTGACGACTGAGGCCGGCAGTTCAAGGGCTCAGTTCATTGATGATTTTGTTGAGCCACAGCTGGAGAAGATTGACTTTGTTGAGGCGGATCAGGTTGTTCGCGTCGACGCTGAGCTGGAGTCATCGAGTCTGTATGATTACCCTGACAACTGGGGAACCCAACGCATTGATGCCTCCGTCGCCTGGCAAAAGAACGTCCGCGGCGATAATATCTTGGTTGCCGTCATTGACTCTGGCGTGGATATCACCCACCCCAATCTCGCTGGTCGCGTCTACAAAAACCCCGGCGAGTCCGGACTCGATCCGTCCGGAAAAGACAAATCCTCAAATGGCGTAGACGACGACGGCAATGGCTTTATTGATGATGTCTCTGGCTATGACTTTGTCGCCAACTCTCCTCATGTCTACGACAACTCCTTTCACGGCACCCATGTCTCCGGTATTATTGCCGCCGAACACTCGGATATTGTTCATCAAACAGGTCATGTCCAGGGCGTGGCGCCTGGTGCCACCATTCTCCCTCTGACTTTTATCGATGCAACTGGAGGGGGCACCCTCGGCGATGCGGTTCGCGCCATTGATTATGCGGTCAAGATGGGAGCCAAAATTATCAATGCCAGCTGGGGTGGGGCGCCATGCTCTCAAATTCTCGGCGAAAAGATTGCATCACTTGCCAACCATAACATTTTGTTCGTGGCCGCTGCAGGCAACCGGTCTACTAACATTGACGTTGATAAGGAATACCCCGCCTCTTACAACTACCCTGCCCAAATCACCGTCGGATCTACAGGCAATCTTGACCTGATGGCTGACCACTCCAACTACGGGGACTCGAGAGTTCACCTGTTTGCACCTGGCTCTCGAATCGTCAGCACAGTACCTGGAGGTGGCTATCGGTCCTCCACAGGCACCAGCATGGCAACTCCTTTTGTGGCTGGGACCGCGGCCCTTATCTGGAGCACCCGCCCCCAGGCCTCGGCCAGTGAAATCAGACAAATTCTGCTGTCGACAGTGAAGTTCGATGCTCTTTATCGAAATTCTTCACAGGGACGCCTAGATATCGGCCACGCCATTATGTCGATCCTCCCCTAA
- a CDS encoding DUF523 domain-containing protein yields MRGSTVTNTISIAVSSCLLGENVRYDGGNRKNGHVIDLQEQGFELIAVCPEVDIGLPTPREPIDLVFAPTQRPSARLRCDYRVDYSTRLRQAAYRFFGNHPNVCGFVFKSRSPSCGLHDTQAYDTARSPIGQGAGIFAEEVQLLKAGIPVIDDVLFNDIHHRQKFLKAVQSWSLSLP; encoded by the coding sequence GTGAGGGGATCAACTGTCACTAACACCATTTCAATCGCCGTAAGCAGCTGCCTTTTGGGTGAAAACGTCCGTTACGATGGGGGCAATAGAAAAAACGGACACGTGATTGACTTGCAAGAGCAGGGCTTCGAGTTGATTGCCGTGTGCCCGGAAGTCGACATTGGCCTGCCCACTCCCCGTGAGCCAATTGATTTGGTATTCGCTCCTACACAGAGACCATCGGCCCGCCTCCGCTGTGACTACAGGGTGGATTACAGCACTCGCCTGCGGCAGGCTGCCTATCGATTTTTTGGGAATCACCCAAATGTATGCGGATTTGTCTTTAAGTCCAGATCACCAAGCTGCGGACTGCATGATACACAAGCGTATGATACAGCTCGCAGTCCCATCGGCCAGGGTGCAGGCATCTTTGCTGAGGAGGTCCAACTGCTCAAAGCCGGAATTCCTGTGATTGATGACGTCCTATTTAATGATATTCATCACCGACAGAAATTCTTAAAGGCCGTCCAATCCTGGTCCTTGTCCCTGCCCTAA
- a CDS encoding amidohydrolase family protein has translation MNSAPSTLIRGGTLVTMDPGRRVFVGDLRLSGPAIQQLETNLEPLPGEKVIDAHGCFVIPGLIQTHTHLCQALFRGLADDMALLDWLQKKIWPFESSHNDDSMYASAVVGLLEMQRLGTTAILDMASTRHTDAIFEAVVQSKMRYWGGNCLADLKSTSGPLYMETKESLEECERLIKMWHQKNSLTEYALCPRFAVSCTEKILRASVELQKDHNLLIHTHASENKDEIALVKKRTGRSNVDFLYDLGILSPQSVIVHGVHLTGGEVRKMVGTKTKLVHCPSSNLKLASGIAPISRYLEAGMTVSLGADGAPCNNTMDPFLEMRLAALLQKPKFGPESLPAEQAFEMATLAGARTLGREKDLGSLEAGKLADIVIVDRSHPSVATVESPYSALVYSCSGRDVRDVFIHGEAVVRSSQHLFFDANVVVDSAKNELAKLLARIA, from the coding sequence ATGAATTCCGCTCCCTCCACTCTTATCAGAGGTGGAACTCTGGTGACCATGGATCCAGGGCGCCGGGTCTTCGTGGGAGACCTGCGCCTAAGCGGGCCGGCCATTCAGCAGCTTGAGACTAACCTTGAGCCCCTACCCGGGGAGAAGGTCATCGATGCCCATGGGTGCTTTGTTATCCCGGGACTGATTCAAACCCACACCCACCTTTGCCAGGCGCTGTTTCGCGGATTGGCCGACGACATGGCCCTTCTCGATTGGTTGCAGAAGAAGATTTGGCCCTTTGAGTCCTCTCACAACGATGATTCCATGTATGCTTCTGCTGTCGTCGGCCTGCTGGAAATGCAACGACTGGGCACGACAGCGATCCTCGATATGGCCTCAACCCGTCATACGGACGCCATCTTTGAAGCCGTCGTTCAATCAAAAATGCGCTACTGGGGTGGCAACTGCCTCGCCGACCTAAAAAGCACTTCAGGTCCTCTTTACATGGAAACCAAAGAGTCACTTGAGGAGTGTGAACGACTTATCAAAATGTGGCATCAGAAGAACTCCCTAACCGAATACGCACTTTGCCCACGGTTTGCGGTTTCTTGTACAGAAAAAATTCTCCGCGCTTCGGTCGAGCTGCAAAAAGACCACAACCTGTTGATTCACACTCATGCCTCGGAAAACAAAGATGAGATTGCTCTGGTAAAAAAGAGAACGGGACGCAGTAACGTCGATTTTCTTTATGACCTAGGCATCCTCAGCCCCCAGTCGGTCATCGTTCACGGCGTTCACCTGACCGGAGGCGAAGTTCGAAAAATGGTGGGGACCAAAACGAAGCTCGTGCACTGTCCAAGCTCAAACCTTAAACTTGCCAGTGGCATCGCTCCGATTTCGCGCTATCTAGAAGCAGGAATGACTGTCTCCCTTGGCGCCGATGGAGCCCCCTGTAACAACACCATGGACCCATTTTTGGAGATGAGACTCGCGGCCCTCCTTCAAAAGCCTAAGTTTGGCCCCGAAAGCTTGCCGGCGGAACAGGCTTTTGAGATGGCTACGCTGGCAGGGGCCCGAACCCTTGGACGTGAAAAGGACCTTGGCTCCCTAGAGGCTGGAAAACTGGCCGACATCGTTATTGTTGATCGTAGCCACCCCAGCGTGGCTACGGTTGAAAGCCCCTACTCGGCCCTCGTATACTCCTGCAGCGGTCGAGACGTGCGCGACGTTTTTATTCATGGAGAGGCGGTGGTGAGAAGCTCTCAACACCTATTCTTTGACGCCAATGTCGTCGTTGATTCTGCAAAAAATGAATTGGCAAAACTCTTGGCCAGGATTGCTTAG
- a CDS encoding purine-nucleoside phosphorylase, translating to MSELKRVRETVDYIRKRSSFKPRVGITLGSGLAAFGSSIDVECEISFNDLPHFPPPTVDGHPGKLLLGNLGDSPVAVLQGRVHYYEGHSPEDVVLPTRVLADLGIESLVLTNAAGGLSPKMKPGDFMVLTDHINLMGYNPLRGKNVDEWGPRFPDMSEIYDRELRAKLIAILNKMGVSFHEGVYCGVSGPTYETPAEVRYLGQIGGGAVGMSTVPEALVARHMGVKVLGVSCITNLAAGLSPTLLTHEEVKETAKMVEAQFSQFLRSFVEEL from the coding sequence TTACATTCGCAAGAGATCTTCTTTTAAGCCCCGGGTGGGGATCACTCTTGGCTCGGGACTGGCGGCCTTTGGTTCTTCGATAGATGTCGAGTGTGAGATTTCATTTAATGACTTACCCCACTTTCCACCCCCAACAGTTGACGGGCACCCAGGCAAACTCCTTTTGGGAAATTTAGGTGATTCCCCGGTAGCCGTTCTTCAAGGGCGGGTTCACTACTATGAAGGTCACTCGCCCGAGGACGTCGTCCTCCCTACTCGCGTCTTGGCCGACTTGGGAATCGAATCACTGGTACTTACTAACGCCGCTGGCGGACTTTCTCCTAAAATGAAGCCGGGAGATTTTATGGTTCTCACCGACCACATCAATCTCATGGGTTACAATCCATTGCGTGGGAAAAATGTGGACGAGTGGGGGCCGCGCTTCCCCGACATGTCAGAAATCTATGACCGTGAATTGCGCGCCAAACTCATTGCCATCCTGAATAAAATGGGTGTCTCTTTTCATGAGGGCGTTTATTGCGGCGTCAGTGGTCCCACCTATGAAACGCCGGCCGAAGTTCGCTACCTCGGCCAAATTGGTGGGGGGGCTGTTGGCATGAGTACCGTTCCGGAGGCGCTCGTTGCCCGCCACATGGGAGTAAAAGTTCTGGGCGTTAGTTGCATCACCAACTTGGCGGCGGGCCTGTCACCAACTCTTCTGACACATGAAGAGGTCAAAGAGACGGCTAAGATGGTCGAGGCACAGTTTAGCCAATTCTTGCGCTCCTTTGTCGAGGAACTATGA